The following are from one region of the Dreissena polymorpha isolate Duluth1 chromosome 2, UMN_Dpol_1.0, whole genome shotgun sequence genome:
- the LOC127869278 gene encoding zinc finger protein 675-like, whose amino-acid sequence MEMTTPENFALSETKTCSSDLNISMEKKCSNDCSARQYNCEVCGYACNENSSLKKHMLIHTGERPYKCEACGKAFYKIGYLKKHMKIHREKLNICDVCGYACIRSSDLKTHMMIHTRERPYKCEECGYACYHSSIFTIHMRIHTGERPYKCEVCGYACNQSGSLKTHMRIHTGERPYKCEVCGYACNESRNLKQHIRIHTGERPYKCEVCGYAFKNSGTLKTHMRIHTGERHFKCEMCSYVCNQNSNLKRHIMIHTGERPYKCEVCGYACIESGTLKKHMKIHNGERPYKCEVCDYAFNHSGNLKTHMRIHTGERL is encoded by the coding sequence AAATGTTCTAATGACTGTTCTGCAAGACAGTACAattgtgaggtgtgtggttatgcatgtaacgaGAATAGTTCCTTGAAGAAACACATgctgatacatacaggagaaagaccgtacaagtgtgaggcgTGTGGTAAAGCATTTTACAAGATTGGTTATTTGAAGAAGCACATGAAGATACATAGAGAGAAACTGAACATATGTGatgtgtgtggttatgcatgtatcCGTAGTAGtgacttgaagacacacatgatgatacatacaagagagagaccatacaagtgtgaggagtgtggttatgcatgttaCCATAGCAGTATATTTACgatacacatgaggatacatacaggagagagaccatacaagtgtgaggtgtgtggttatgcatgtaaccagagtggttctttgaagacacacatgaggatacatacaggagaaagaccgtacaagtgtgaggtgtgtggttatgcatgtaacgaAAGTCGTAACTTGAAACAACACAtaaggatacatacaggagagagaccgtacaagtgtgaggtgtgtggttatgcatttaaaaatagtggtaccttgaagacacacatgaggatacatacaggagagagacatTTCAAGTGTGAGATGTGTAGTTATGTCTGCAACCAGAATAGTAACTTGAAGAGACACATtatgatacatacaggagaaagaccgtacaagtgtgaggtgtgtggttatgcatgtattGAGAGTGGCaccttgaagaaacacatgaagattcataatggagagagaccgtacaagtgtgaggtgtgtgattATGCATTTAACCATAGTggtaacttgaagacacacatgaggatacatacaggagagagactgtAA